attaaaaaaaaaaaaaaaaaaaaaaaaaaaaaaaaaaaaaaatctggaaaatacccccatgcgagtcgcatggatatgggcaggaaaccatgcgactcgcatgggagccaaaaactggtcaggttcaaaattccagccgagctgctctttttcacaacacacatacacaaacacgaacttactccaaaaccctctcaaaaattcatcatttttcaccaaatttcttgcaaaacttcacaacaattatgcctagattcagtagtctcaaccccttcaggagaaaggtaaagatttcacccctaatctctttaaattcgaatttttgtgttcttgagctagaaaatttatattttgattttgttaaatttaggtgtaattagagctaaattgttgttatattatgcatgtatatcctagatagaagctatttaacatgaattgaagctaaaaacttcaaatttttaagaatctagggtttgtgttcttgagcaatttggggctttttgatataaacaggttatggccgatttttgtcatgaattgttgctaaattaagtagtgtaacatgtttaggtagttaattgatcaaaactttgagcctaaacatgtttttgagaattaaagtggactttttaagtctaaaaattcatgaacttggataatttgatataaaggccatttgaaacttgtttcattgctagtagtgattattttggcatgttatttaagataaatgcttatgaacttgatgtacatttttcgtatatgcttatttgacaaagtgtagacttgacaaaaatatgaaaatgagcactagttttgATTTGAATgcaatgtaacaagtgtttaattgttataataattattgctgacatgtttaagagtttaaatgtgataaaacattgtacacattttcgtatgtaaaagtgtagaattgttattgttaagaaaatgtgtataaaatgttttatgaattgaacatgtcatcataattgtttcaagttattattttgctaacactaatgcatatttggatgcacaatttttgtgtttaatgtgttttacagagagccgatactggaggttcaggagcatcatcgtccaggcaaccagagcccgaaccggaaatgtttcatgaacaagaacaacatatgcaacaagaagaagaagaacaggaggagcaacatattccatatcacgatcaagattaattattcatgaatcagtttcgtcaattcgctccacatcaaaggattctgagcttagacattaatgaagatcagttacacccaaatctaagatttgatcgatgttggatagagtatccagattatcaaaagaacatgcacattctctactttaaggttgttgaaatgccaagggcaattgactgggtacctttggaaacagttgaccttgccgaaccgattcgggaattattggtgcaaaggtatggtaattctcagtttaacgattggatgcgtctattttcaattcgtagaaccatatatagggaatggtgtatagaattacttagtactattaagttaaacagtgatgttaggaggatagatgatagaaactttattagatttctgttaggtggacgcatgtacagaatgtccatgatagatttagccagggccttacagatttacacccctgctgaacttttgagccctgactgtaatagcctgattgcccaaggagaaagggtagatagggaatttgatattaacgatgtctggaggcgtatgtcccactttaatgaatttcacgccagtggaaatcatacatacttagatatagacagagctgaactccgggtgattcatagattcttagcaaacacaattacacaaaggggaagaaataaggagaaattgaccgtaaacgatttgttctacctcaagtgtattagagacccgaggagtttcgttaacattccctattgtgttggttattatctcgctaatgtagtttcggggatgaaatcggggagtattataggtggtggtattttcattactctcattggagagtatttaggtgtagataagcaccaagggggtccaatgaacgaaatagaggacggaggtgaaactataagttcaaacctttatcacggtgcaagggtattattgatgagacgtggtcgggtatatcgatacgagggacctcagcgacaggtagaaagaggttcggatgatgaaatggaagaggcgaacaacattataggagttgttcgggagactgctcttgatttaggagttcgtatggaggatgaatacatgacgaactatgataggcatatgcagtacgaggcatggcaacgtcggaatgactacgagcattcccggcaacgagagcatggccgatgggattatcatcagcgccaaattataagccagttgcagcctggtgagatgtattatccgacccgacccgcatactatcccgcacatcagccagaaatgagaccaccctatgattcatatgattatgacgcagcataccagttcacctataatcagccatggaacccggacgcgaacatgaattgggatccatatcctaattttcctcctaacccacctcctgatcagtagagataagttggtaatttttatttttattttaaacacttaacattttattacgtttatgtaatgtttgatattttattactattgtgtactaatatttttcttatagtttgaaagtgggatgccaaagttccatttcaaattacatgtatgattatatttgtattgtctgtattctattttatgcacaaaacagggtaaaacaaagcgttttcaaagactgacattaagttcagcaaaagcaacaaattttgacgacaagatgaaaaatatatgtgaaatagcaacaagacggaatgaacaaatgatgtgcaccatttatcattcagcaaacaaacgccaatatatttggaaactttggtaaaaatttaatcattttcacacaaatcaccctcaataatttaaattgttactgatttcttgcaaatgagggcattgcaagatcttaagtgtgggaaggggttaaattctttcggattttaaaatttttatattaaacacttggttaccattaaaaatactagtaaatcagtagttgtattagaatctagtgctctctgataaaaaagaacagccctagtcttatatactaactacccaattctagtaaaatatttcaaaattttcaattaaatgaactcaaaatcatgtttatacatatttatgaacgataaaactaggttttaacaccgaaattattgttacctcggaaaggacataaattgagaaacaaactaaaatgttaaaattcatttaaaatggaatagaggacgataaaaaggaaaataaaagccaagtgtgggaaaatttaccaagttattttaaacatatgtcacatatatctgtaacaaataactgaaaatacttttgctttggattaaactaaactgttttacccgataaaagaaaagaagagatggatctacatgatgaatcaattccatcatttaaaaggaagtaaagtcttccgaaaaagacacgcgcttcttgatttaggtcatgaagttgtcgtccagaccagctgtaggttgacgaaaaatctagaaaagtcatcactaaaatcagcaggaaatccacggacctcagcattaaacagggtcgccaagtggtcagatttatcctaaccatgagaaggatttatctcgtacaatggggaggcaccgtgcaaattagctggataagactaatgaatcagatccccagaaaggataatctccttaaagattaaaaatcagcttttaagcctgatattactcaatccttgagattgaccttaaagattgagaattcaaactcatggaattcaatgatatctaaactcgagcttgaacgagaaaatattttgatcaaaattacaaaccaatttgttttctgaaaaccctattttcaatgcgttcattaccattgaacgtaaaatcctaggaattcacctggaattcattaggtcacctgaactaaatcgggtgtcaaccgtaagaacggtggttgcataacatggtcaaagacaggactttgtgccaaaccgacaaattataagggtgagctttactattgctcctaccaaggatagtaattgcgtccgacacgttatagaccataatcaaaagcatgtcacgggacattgccttaacagttgcttgttcaacgctttcctttacaaccggacggtagtttgccgaaaggtaatatacggaacaagtaaactggacgtgttgctttccaaatacaaggttagcaagtgggtgacacaaaaccgcaagttttgagctaaaattttcaaatctaaaacccaccaaacccacaaaaatattttgcaaacaccggtaaagggttattccggaaaacttatctagggtaaaaactagatttcaaaagatcaaatgttttcataaagatccaatttccttaatggatctaaatttttatagtcatgtgggactgtaaaccatatcgttactaccattgtttataccgccgtatagaaatcactgatgtacaaagtgtgaagaataaagaagtgattctagtatttcaagacaatattgcttgaggacaagcaacgctcaagtgtgggaatatttgataatgctaaaaacgaacatatatttcatagcattattcctcaagaaagacaagcttttagttgcaattgttctatttacaagagatattcgtttaaataataaaaggtgaagacaaaagacagattcgacgaattgaagacgcaaacgaccaaaaagctcaaaagtacaaaagacaataaaaaaggttccaattattgataagaaacgtctcgaaatcacaagagtataagattcaaaacgcaaagtacaaaatataaaattgtacgcaaggacgtccgaaaatccggaaccgggacctgagccaagaagaaacgcccgacgcaacggaccaaaaatatctagtctactatgcacaagaatataatataatatatatataattatatataattatatattatatatattattattattatattacgtcggcaagaagaaaacaaagcaatttggctggatccagggtggccatgcgactcgcatggccagaagcacaaatccatgcgagtcgcatggagtgaaattgctggtcaggtcctatataaagccagttttctgccgagttttaatcatcttttttctcttcctcttcatacgtaaatatatttatatttataatttatattttaattttaattataattctaataataagggtatgttagcgaatgttgtaagggtgtaagtcgaaattctgtccgtgtaacgctacgctatttttaatcattgtaagttatgttcaacctttttatattaatgtctcgtagctaagttattattatgcttatttaaaacgaagtaatcatgatgttgggctaattactaaaattgggtaattgggctttgtaccataattggggtttggacaaaagaacgacacttgtggaaactagactatgggctattaatgggctttatatttgtttaactaaatgaaagtttgttaatgttaatataaagatttacaattgggcgtccctataaattaccatatacactcgatcggacacgatggcggggtatttatatgtacgaataatcgttcatttaaccggacacgggaatggattaatagccactagaataattaaaacaggggtgaaattacattcaagggtaattggtgtaattgttaacaaagtagtaaaaccttggtttacacgcagtcgataacctggtgtattcattaaacaaagtattaaaaccttgttacaattcgaatccccaattagttggaatatttaacttcgggtataataataatttgacaaggacacttgcaatttatatttatgactgatggactgttatggacaaaaaccagacggacatattaaataatccaggacaaaggacaattaacccatgggcataaaactaaaatcaacacgtcaaacatcatgattacggaagtttaaataagcataattcttttatttcatatttaatttcctttattttatatttaattgcacttctaattatcgcacttttattgtaattttattttatcgcacttttattattcgcaatttcattatcgttatttactttacgctttaatttaaatcttgtatttattttatattttacattaggttttaactgcgactaaaatcttaaaatcgacaaaccggtcattaaacggtaaaaacccccctttataataataatattacttatatatatatttgtatttttataaaagtaaactaatatagcgttgagctttgtttaaagatttccctgtggaacgaaccggacttactaaaaactacactactttacgattaggtacactgcctataagtgttgtagcaaggtttaagtatatccattctataaataaataaatatcttgtgtaaaattgtatcgtatttaatagtgttttctgctaaaatttaataactattttatatacccctcgttcGACATCAGATAGTTTGCCCGGTCATGCTAATCAAGAAATTGCCAAGCTCACCAAAGATCTGGGAGATCAATTGCATGTATACTTAAGAGCAATTGATTACTTTAACCAAAAGCAAGACTCCCAGATTGTTGATTACTTGGAAAACAAGGAGAGTATAGAGTTCATGACCGAGGCAGCACCAGTCTTGCCGGTGCAAAGTGGTGGTAATGGGGACTGTGGTGTTTGGGTCTGCATCCATATGGAAAGGGTGATCTTTGGGTGGGATGAAATCCCAAACATTGGAGATCCTAAAAAGGCCGCAGAAGACTACAGACTGAGAATGGCCAAGACCTTCTTTCGGGCACGCTTTGATACCCAGGAACCCCCACCTAAAGAGAAAGAAAAAGTTGGTAACTGAGGTTTTAGTTTTAAAACTGTATTTAATTATGTAAGTTGTATATAAAACTGTAAATGTTGTAAACTGTGAACAGGTCCAAAACTGTTTTTTAACAGGCGCAAGGGTAATTAATCAGACCTTGCAACCTTGCGTCCCGTAATAGTCATGGGCGCAAGGTTCTTCTTGCGGCCTTGCGCCTCGTGTGTAGCATCAGGCGCAAGGTCCTTCTTGCGACCTTGCTCCTTGTTTTAGTAGCCTACGCAAGGTGCTTCTTGCGATCTTGCGTCCTTTTAGTATTAGGCGCAAGGTccatcttgcgaccttgcgccccAACATTTTGATTATTATTGTAACATTAGCTTGTGCATTCAATATTACAACATATGAAGTAACACACGAAATCACATCATAAAATACGAATTAAACATTATTACAACAATGGACGACATCACACCTTAAATTGTTCCTGAAAATAAACGTATTCCGGgaactaattactaattactacCTAAATTGTACGTTGGATAAAACTGAGATTGATAAGCTTGAGATGGTTCGACTGTCTCTTTCGCCTTTGAGGTTGTTTTTCTTTCCCGTTGAGAAGTTGATTCACCTGTTCGGTCATAAGCAGATGGGCATGTTGATCGAgaatgacctggttctttgcaacgactACAAGTTCTTACTTTTTTTGTAGTTTCTTCACCTTTTGAAGGAATGCGTTATTTACCTTTAGGACGTCTAGGTTGTCTTTTCTTTAGAACTGGGGGGCGTACAATTTGCAAAATCCCGGGTCccggatccgaccattcagaccgatgggggagaggaagaatgtgttcggaatacgtatttatgtatgtttgagaggtgaaccaatgtgatacataacaaCTAATATCCTCCACTCCGAAGGACGCAAGACATGAACCTTGCGCCTTGCGTTGGCACGCAAGGGCGcaagtcgcaaggacgcaaggactaatgatccttgcgccttgcgaggacaaattctcaaaaaaaaaaaaaaaaaaaaggttccaGCTCAGAAATGGCCAAAAAAATGGGCAAAAAGGTGATAAGccctaatatttattattttgGGCTGAATTAACTTTGTGGGCCGAGGGCAAtaggtaaaataaataaaaaattgctACTAAAACTTGACAGGCCATAGGGATCATATGACCCCACTTGCCCCAACATTGCTTTCGCCCCTGGGTATGCCGGTGGTGGTAACAGTATGATGGTGGAGATGGTGAAATGTACGTCGGTGGTGGTGACGGTGTGATGGTGCATATGGTGAAAGGTACGCCGGTGGTGGTGACGAAGAATTCTAGAGAGGTGTAATTTACTCAGAGGcggtggaaaaaaaaaaaaaatttgacaaaTTAGCATGTTAAATGTTACAGTTCTCTAGAAAATTCACAGTCGTTTTCAATTTTGAAAAGGTAAATTCACAGTCGTTTTCAATTTTGTAAAGGTTCGAATTGAGGGACTAGGTTATTTACAAACAAATAAATACTCCTTCGGTCCCAAATACATACTTTTTCTCATTTAACAGTTTATCTCTTGTTTTTATCAATTTTTTCTATCTTAAATACATAGTTGTATAAAAGAACTTTGTGCTATTATTtaatttacggagtatttatttatgaaagttaatataatttaaaaatttCTAAAAAACTAGTAAACAATAAATCAATGACTGATGCATGATTATCGCAACATAGGATACATTTACATTACATGCATATTCACGCAACTTTTCATTTACTTAAATTTATTATAACATAAAAGATTACAAATAAAGAAAATTTAATATGTCTTATTAACATGATCACACACACAAATTTATAAAACACTAGAAAATCTTCCACATTAGTTAAACATTTGAATGCATCTGTTTTTGTTTGATTACTAGTTTTAAAGGGTTTTTTCGTTTCATTGCAACCCCAAATTTTTCTTCCATGTCAAGCATTGACACGTCAGCATCATTTGGAAGAGTCCAATCGAACTCTCGAATTAAAGACGCAAGTATAAGTTCCACGCTCTTGATACCCGATGGCAATCCTGGGCACATCCTCCTACCAGTACCAAACGGTAACAATTCAAAGTGTTGACCTTTAAAATCTATCTTCGAGTCTACAAATCTTTCTGGGTTGAACGATAACGGCTCGTCCCATAACTTGGGGTCTCGTCCCATTGCCCAAAGATTGACaaagattttggcattctttggaATTGTGTAATTCATAACCTCACACGTCTCGGCCGCCCtatgaggaagaagaagaggtaCAGGTGGATGTAATCTAAATATTTCCTTGATGCAAACTTGTAGATAACTTAACTTCGATAAGTCAGAAATAGTGATTTGATCTGAGTTGAATTCTGTTTTTATCTCCTCTGCTATTTTTGACATCACTTTTTTATTTTTCACAAGCTCAGTCATACCCCATACTACCGTGGAGGTTGTAGTATTTGTTCCTGCTATAAATAGTGCCTGTAATAAAAGTAAAAAATATTGCTAGCTTGTTAATAAATATGATCCTTTAATAttcataattgataattgatatagtaaTTGGTTAATATTACTAAGAAATGTATTTACCATGGATAAATGATGAATTTGGTGGTTTGCGAATTTATTTTCAAGCATCCGGTCCAAGAAAGATTGAGCTTGATCCGACGACCATGTTGACGAGTTGACACGCGCTCTTCTTTCCTCTATTATTTCATCCCAATACGCGAATAATTTCGTAAACTCTTTCCCAGTTCCTTTTGTTGTTCCGTGAAGATCAAACCTTTCAAGAATAGGAAAAAATGATCCAAAATCAACTGTACGCCCACCGTACTCGATAATTTTAAACATTGAGTCTTTCACCCATTCATGACCCGATCCTTGTTCACCTGCAAAACCCACCATTTCTACGCCGAATATAGTGGAGCTTAAAGTGTTGAACAATGTAGTAAAAACTATATCATAAATGTCAATCACACGTCCTTCGTTTTTACGTAAGAAAGCCAATAAATCTTCGACTTTTTTCTCTTTCAATTGAGACTGAGCCTCTAACGCTTTAGCTGAGAACATTTCACTTCGAGAAAGTGTTCGTAACGATTTCCATGTTTGATCGCTATCAGCCCAAAGGAGGGAGTGTGGTACTACGTTTT
This genomic window from Rutidosis leptorrhynchoides isolate AG116_Rl617_1_P2 chromosome 2, CSIRO_AGI_Rlap_v1, whole genome shotgun sequence contains:
- the LOC139889939 gene encoding probable (S)-N-methylcoclaurine 3'-hydroxylase isozyme 2, whose protein sequence is MDITTFLTNINLWSPFFLLSTIFCIFFVAKLFSSNTKKTLPPGPPTLPIIGNLHQVVASPGNPHIWTANFAKKYGPLISVQLGKEVMVVASSPEAAIGILKTQDHLLSARAVPAAFKQENVVPHSLLWADSDQTWKSLRTLSRSEMFSAKALEAQSQLKEKKVEDLLAFLRKNEGRVIDIYDIVFTTLFNTLSSTIFGVEMVGFAGEQGSGHEWVKDSMFKIIEYGGRTVDFGSFFPILERFDLHGTTKGTGKEFTKLFAYWDEIIEERRARVNSSTWSSDQAQSFLDRMLENKFANHQIHHLSMALFIAGTNTTTSTVVWGMTELVKNKKVMSKIAEEIKTEFNSDQITISDLSKLSYLQVCIKEIFRLHPPVPLLLPHRAAETCEVMNYTIPKNAKIFVNLWAMGRDPKLWDEPLSFNPERFVDSKIDFKGQHFELLPFGTGRRMCPGLPSGIKSVELILASLIREFDWTLPNDADVSMLDMEEKFGVAMKRKNPLKLVIKQKQMHSNV